In Citrus sinensis cultivar Valencia sweet orange chromosome 2, DVS_A1.0, whole genome shotgun sequence, a single genomic region encodes these proteins:
- the LOC102612536 gene encoding lipoyl synthase, mitochondrial: protein MRSRFTLALARTLTSRTRPFSSSAQTPPTERPTKFPQTLAGLRARLASESPALSDFIDLQSNSSYSVEVGTKKKPLPKPKWMKESIPGGDKYVQIKKKLRELKLHTVCEEAKCPNLGECWSGGETGTATATIMILGDTCTRGCRFCNVKTSRAPPPPDPDEPTNVAEAIASWGLDYVVITSVDRDDLADQGSGHFAQTVRKLKELKPNMLIEALVPDFRGNNGCVREVAKSGLNVFAHNIETVEELQSAVRDHRANFKQSLDVLMMAKDYVPAGTLTKTSIMLGCGETPDQVVSTMEKVRAAGVDVMTFGQYMRPSKRHMPVSEYITPEAFERYRALGMEMGFRYVASGPMVRSSYKAGEFYIKSMIESDRAATSS from the exons ATGCGATCGCGGTTCACATTAGCCCTAGCTCGCACTTTAACAAGCAGAACGAGACCGTTTTCATCGTCAGCACAAACCCCACCAACCGAACGGCCCACCAAATTCCCCCAAACTCTCGCGGGCCTCCGTGCCCGCCTGGCCTCCGAGTCACCCGCCCTCTCCGATTTCATCGACCTCCAAAGCAACAGTTCGTACTCCGTCGAAGTTGGAACCAAAAAGAAGCCCCTTCCCAAGCCCAAATGGATGAAGGAATCGATCCCCGGCGGCGATAAATACGTTcagattaagaaaaaattgcGCGAGTTGAAGCTTCACACTGTTTGTGAAGAGGCCAAGTGCCCAAATTTGGGGGAGTGTTGGTCTGGCGGCGAGACGGGCACTGCAACGGCCACAATTATGATCTTGGGCGATACCTGTACTCGCGGTTGCAG GTTTTGCAATGTGAAGACGTCGCGTGCACCTCCACCACCTGACCCAGACGAGCCTACTAATGTTGCTGAGGCAATTGCGTCCTGGGGTTTGGATTATGTGGTGATTACTAGTGTTGATAGAGATGATTTAGCTGATCAGGGAAGTGGGCATTTTGCTCAGACGGTGCGGAAGTTGAAAGAATTGAAGCCGAATATGCTTATTGAAGCATTGG TTCCTGATTTTCGCGGAAACAACGGCTGTGTGCGGGAAGTTGCCAAGTCAGGGTTGAATGTCTTTGCTCATAATATTGAGACGGTTGAAGAGCTTCAAAGTGCTGTGAGGGATCACCGTGCTAATTTTAAGCAATCCTTGGACGTTCTAATGATGGCCAAAGACTATGTTCCTGCTGGAACACTCACCAAGACCTCAATAATGTTGGGTTGTGGGGAAACACCTGATCAAGTTGTGAGTACAATGGAGAAGGTGAGAGCAGCAGGTGTTGATGTAATGACATTTGGTCAATATATGAGGCCATCAAAGCGACATATGCCCGTGTCTGAATACATCACCCCTGAGGCTTTTGAGAGGTATCGAGCACTTGGCATGGAAATG